The Primulina huaijiensis isolate GDHJ02 chromosome 6, ASM1229523v2, whole genome shotgun sequence genomic sequence GTTTCTTGCATTTTCAAGTTTTACACATGCTTTTTCAATTAGGATTCAATGAACAAACATCAACGAGCATCAGAACTTTATTAGTATGTTTTTTAGAAACTTCAACACATGCACGGCACAAAAAAGCATTCTACATCCTCCTAATTTCCTCAAATTAAATGTCATAAAACAGCACCTTGGCCTTTCAAGAGAATGTATTTAGATATTTTGTTCATtcaaaattcaataacttgcCCTCTCTAGAAATCCATGGGTCTAAACCATACTTATAACATTAAATAGGCTAAATACAACATCAGACAGAGACACAATTCTCTGCCAGGCAATGTAAAGACTCTGAGTGGCTTGAGCTCCAGAACATCAAAGAAAGTAGGAAGGAAAAGAGAAGCAGGAAacgtggttttttttttttttttggggatcCCTTATTCCTCCTTTAGCActaaaaagaaacaagaaaatgaaATGCCCATACTTGAAAATATCATATCGCGCACGCGCAAAGCTCAAGCAAGCATTCTTAAGCAGGTTGATATCCATGTAATCAACTACTCCTTGATCATTTCCACCACTACTCTCCGACATGCCAGCTTCAAGATTGAGGTAGCCTTTTGCTTTTAATCGGTCGACAAACTTAACCCATTCAGGCCATGGGTGAGTAGAGGTTGTAGAAGGTGAATCCGCAGTGTAAGCAGAAACATTTGAACCGAGTAGCGCTGCGGAAGAACAGTAGCGATTGAAACGCGGGGAAAGAGGAAGGAAGAATTTGAGAGAACGTAACTGAGAAAAATTTCGGGAATTGCGGAACATCGTGGTTCCGAAAGAAGTGAATAGTGCTGAAGTGGCAGCCATTTCTGTGTGCAATTTTTCAATTCATTTGGGATTTTAAAGAGGTTTAAAGGAGACGCTTCCGGGTTGGAATGACGGGTTGAAGTTTCGGACCGGCATTTTTAGGATATGGtcctagattttttttttttataaaaaaaaatagaaattaatttgattaaaaataaaagtaattaaTATTTAACTCTTAAAATCTCAAAGgctaaaaaattgtttttaaaactTGAAACATTGAACTTCAGTAAAAAGAACCATTActaaacatttaaatgaaaaactaaaaataagatGTGTTGTTTTTGAGTTGCACGTGTTGTATCCCATAAAGTGGTATACTACAAAAATTCATCTTCGTTGCCCTtcgaaaatagtatataattttGTGTTAGTTATCCATCATCGAGTTAAGAGATATTCAAAACGTACTTCATCGTCTCATAATCTGATTTTATATAACAAGAAATTATTGTCCTAATAGATGTCAACCGGGATTCTAAAATATTGTCATGTCTTGAACATACAATGAgtaaaaattaactaaaattatagatttttatatGAAATCAAATTAACTCGAAGAAAGTAGTAGCAAGAGGAAATTTTCtacaatcataataataattgacTTAGTTGAGATAGtgtcattttaattaatttgcatGCCAACTAGAAAAAAGATAATCTAACGACGGATCATAATTAATAATGAAAGCAAATGGGAAAGATCGAAGAAGCATGCATATAGTAGATGGTTCGTTTAAAGGTGAGGGCAAAAGGTGAGCAAGTAAGCGGCAGCAGTGCAAGTGGCGATGCTTGTGGGATCATCGTAGGCGTAAGAGTAAGCCTTGGGGCACGCAGCCTTGAAAATCCTGGAATACTGGGTGGGCTTGCACGACTGTGGGCTCCCGAAGCTGCCTGTGCAGCAATACCTAGGCGAGTTGAAGGCGTAGCACGCGCTCTTGCACGCCACCACTCTCTTCTTGTTGCGGGACCGCACTTGAAGCCCCATCGGGCACCTCGTGTTTAGGTCGCTGATGCATCCAGCATAGCTGCATTTCCCTGCATCCCATCCAAACAAATATTTATGGAATCCCACGGCCAGCCTTTTTTTAAGAATGGATTAtgaatatttcaattaattaaagaaaatcagTTCATCTGAGTCTCGTTTTATACTAACACATATAATTactgttaatttttttaaaaaaaaaactataaaattcaatatttttttaaaaaagaaataataattaaaaaaagtcATCGAGAAGTTAGTCTCAGACCTGATCCCCGGTGGGGCGTTATTGAAATGGCAAGATTATACCCATCAACCAGGCTGACGTCGTAGAAGTCCTGTTCTTTCCCGAGGGTGATCTCAGCAAGGGTAG encodes the following:
- the LOC140978367 gene encoding thaumatin-like protein, with protein sequence MDTFRHFIPLVFVTLLALHISVEASGTTMTLHNKCSHTVWPGIQPSAGRQILEKGGGFKLLPNSSYTLELPDGWSGRVWGRHGCFFNSAGRGRCATGDCGGSLFCNGLGGTPPATLAEITLGKEQDFYDVSLVDGYNLAISITPHRGSGKCSYAGCISDLNTRCPMGLQVRSRNKKRVVACKSACYAFNSPRYCCTGSFGSPQSCKPTQYSRIFKAACPKAYSYAYDDPTSIATCTAAAYLLTFCPHL